From the Eschrichtius robustus isolate mEscRob2 chromosome 19, mEscRob2.pri, whole genome shotgun sequence genome, the window CAGTAACGAGAGAGGTGGTGGAAGTGCCTGGATTCGGATTGTGTCATGGAAGAGCCGGCAGGATTTGCTGATAGACTGGATGTAAGAAGTGGGGAAAACTAGCAATGACTCGTAGGTAGACAGCTGTGCTGCGTACTTACTGAGGAAGTCATAGGATTCAGAGTGGTTTTGGCGGGAGGAGAGGGATCAAGAGTTGTACTGACCAGGCTCCCTTTTAGCTGCCTGGTAGGTGTGCAGGGAGAGCCGTCAAAGGTGCATTTAGATATGTGAGGGTGGCGATCAGGAGAAAGGTCTAGACTGGCGAAGACAACTTGAGAGTCTTTATTGTAGGGATGGTCTATAAAACCACAGGACCACGTGCAGTCCTCTAAGAAGAAGGGACGAAGCCTGGAACGTGCCACGatgcagagggaggggaaggaggagcagGACGAGACCAAGAAGGAACTGCCAGCCAGGTAGGAGGAAAATTGAGCAAGGTTGGGGTCACCAAGGCTGCAGAAGACAGTGATCCAGGAGGAAGGAGACATTGCATGATGTTGCTGAGAGATTGAGTAAAGTGGAGACAGGTAACTGACCCTTGACTTTGGCAAGATCTGAGTTGTCTGATAAAAGCTATTTTAGTGGAGCTATAGGGATGAACACCTGGTCAGAGTGTGATGAAAGGAGAATAAGAggtaaggaagaggaggagactgTGATTTTGTTAAAATGGGGAGCAGAGAGGTGGGGCAGTATCTGGAGTGGATGTGGGGCTAAGAGAAGGTGGTTGGCGATACTGGTTTGTTTGCCAAAGGGAATATCACAGGAGAGAAATGGGGTGATTACTTGAGTGAGGTCCTTGGGAAAAAAGCAAGGCTGTACGGCGCATGTGGTGCTCAGGTGGAGGGTCAGCCCGTGGCAAGAGCAGGTCTTGTGCTCTGACGGCAGGGCAAGGCAGGGTGTGTGGGCACAGACACTGGTGAATTGGTGGGATTAGTGGTGAGGGTGGTTGAAATAGATCTCATCTGCTTATGTGTGTCTTCTCAATTAAGTGAGAGTTGAGATAGCAAAGAATGGGAGATGGTAGGGATAGCAGAGCTTTGAGGAGGGGGAAGGTAAAACAGTCAtcttggaaagggaaaaaaattaatttacggGAAAACCATGTTTATTGTTTATCTGAAGTTTGCCAGGCTGGCAGACAGATTTTTTCCCTCCACTGACCCTTGGTTTCTTAGGTACAGGTGTGAAGTGCTGtagcgggagggaggggtgggacgTTATGGAAAAAAGTTTGTAAAGGAGTACATACTGTGCCAGAGCACAGAATCTCAGCAGGGTAGAGAGGAAAATAAGGGCCGAAGCCGATGTTGGACAGTGAGAGGGTATTAGGGCCCTTGGAAGGCAAACCCTCCACCGAACTCTTCTCTTCCTACTAAACAGACTCTAGACAGTTAGAAATCTGTGGAGACCCCAAGCCCTCTTGCTTCCTCCTCCTTTTGTGGAGCAACAAGTACAAGTGTTAGCCCTGTCATCCTCTCAATGTTCTTACAATTACCAAATTTTTATTTGGTGCCAAAAGCTGTGGCCTTTTGTGTAAGGCCTGCTTGAAACACCTTTGCGGACAAGTGCAGCCCAGACTCACGCAACCCGATTCATGCCTAGGTGCCTGAAAGAAGACCCCGCTACCATGTCCCTGCTGCAGAGAAGCCTCGATCCCGAGAAGACCCTGGGTCTGGTGGATGTGCTCTACACGGCTGTGCTGGACCTCACCCGCTGGAGGGCAGGGAGGTTGGTGTCCCCACCCAGCACTTGAATTGGTTCATGTTCAGGTCCACACCTAGGGGCAGTGTGACCACTTACAGGATCATGTGAGAGTATGTCACTGATAGTATGTTAGTAAATAAGGCAAGAAAGGAAACTATTCGGCAActtttttttggaataatttcaaacttacagaaaagttgcaagaatagtacaaagaattgCCCTTTGCCCAGATTCCCCAGGGTTAACATTTTTGCCttcatttgttttatcatttcagAGTTAAGTACATCAAGAGGATTTTAACCCAACTCACATTCTCCTTATGAACTAAGAGcagaaaaatattcagaaaatttaCTTAAGTCTTGCGTGACATTTATTTATATCTGAAAGTAGCTGACAGTTGCAAGATTATCTCTTTGTGAATTAACTTTAGAACCAGTGGAGACCTTAAACATCTAGCCGTGGGCCCTCCCCATGTCTTCATTCATGAGCCCAGATCAGTGAGGTGACTTATCCAGGGGCACACCAGCCATAACCTGCCCAGCTCCTGCCCATGCCCTTTCTATCTCTAGGGCTTTCTTTCAGTACTGGAAAAAAGTACTTGGAAGACTTCGGAAGTAACAACCGTCTGTTCTTGGCACTGTCTATGAATACTTCCAAGGACAACAGTGCTGCATAGTGTCCCTGGGTCCTGCCCGCTCGCCCCTCTCTGCTGTGTGGATTTGTCCGTTGACCCTCTGCTGGATCTGCCAGGCTCCCAGTCCCCATCATCCAGGCACAGAGCTGGCCTCTGCCATTTGCGTATCCCACTCTAGCCGTGTTTTTTGCTCTCCTGTGTTGCGGTCAGAGGGTTTCACTTAAAATCCTCAGGCCAGAAATCTAATGTAGTTTTCACAGCCCTGCGTTAGACATGGtagattttttataataaatatagatAGTAAGTGCTTAAATTATGTACTCTTAAAACTCTTGGGTGTTTATTTAATCTATACAATAAATGAACCTGATACCAAACAAAGAGGTCTTTTTATTCTTAAAGTCTTTCTTAAATACCAAAGAGATCCATTTCATTGTCCAATTTGTATATTTGtcccttttttttaatgcatttctcTTTAAATAGGGAACAAGCTTTACCCTGCATACAAATCCAGCTTCAAAGGGAGATCTGTGATTTTGGAAATCAGGCTGACTTGCCTTCTGGGAATGGAAACAAATCTTCAGGTGGCCTGCAGAAGACCTTCTCCAAACTGACATCCCGGTTCACCAAGAAAGCTTCATGTACCAGCTCTAGCAGCAGCACAAATTATTCCATTCCAAATACCCCTTCCAAAAATATCTTCATAGCTGGGTGTTCAGAAGAGAAGGCCAAAATGCCCAGTAATATTGATTCAAGATTACAAAGCATTTTGAACATTGGTAATTTCCCTAGGACTGCAGACCCTTCACAGTCAGCTCAGAATTCCAGTAATCAGATGGCCAATGGTTTTCTCATGGAGAGGCATGACAACTTCCTGCAAGGGGATGATGGCAAGGACGAGAAGGGTATGAACTTACCAACCGATCAGGAAATGCAGGAGGTGATAGATTTTCTCTCGGGTTTTAACATGGGCCAGTCACATCAGGGCTCCCCACTGGTGACAAGGCGTAATTCTGCTGCCACAGCCATGGTGACTGAGCAGAAGGCAGGAGCTATGCAGCCACAGCAGCCGTCACTGCCAGTGCCCCCTCCACCGCGGCCTCCCCAGGCTAGGGCACACACACCTCTGACACCCCAGCCTGGCCTGGCACCTCAGCAGCAGTCCCCAAAGCAACAGCAACCCCAGGTCCAGTACTACCAACACCTGCTCCAACCCGTTGGACCGCAGCAGCCCCTGCCCCAGCATCGGGCTCCTGGGAAATGGGTACACAGCTCATCCCAGCAGCCAACACAGCCCATTGGAGCTGGTCTGTCTCCCCTTGGCCAGTGGCCTGGCATAACTGATCTCAGTTCTGACTTGTACAGCTTGGGTCTGGTGAGCAGTTATATGGATAATATGATGTCGGAGGTTTTGGGACAGAAGCCACAGGGACCTAGAAATAACACCTGGCCAAACCGTGACCAAAGCGATGGAGTCTTTGGGATGTTGGGAGAGATTCTGCCTTTTGATCCTGCAGGTATGTgagcccccacctccccaccttggGGTTTTAACTTAAAATATTATCACCAAAGACTTCATAGGGCCCATCTACCACATCCTTACTTATATGAGGCAGTGACTTAATCCCCGTCTAAAGACCCTTTCTCACTGTCTGATGGCAAGTACTGGGCAGTTCCAGCAAAGGTAGGAAGCAGTGGTTAGAATGAGTCTGATAAGGTAAGTGGAACTAATTTTCTCACTTTATAGAGGGCAGAATTGAGGCTAAGAGAACTTGAATGGCTCAAAGTCCCATAGTTCAAGAGGGCTCCAATCTGGGCCCTCCCATTCATGGGAGCTAAAATGGCTGGCCCTTCGTGGGCTGCTTTTTTCCTGATTACATAACCTGTTCTGTGATTCTTTTTTGCCTAAACTCTAGAACCAGTGAAAGGTAGTAAGGCACCCTCCTGCCTTCATAGAATATGGCTTTTCCTGGCCTAGACAGTGTGAAGATTCACCAGAGTTATcttaggaaattagaaaaagaatttagaaacaaaacaaaaataaactaggaagaggaattaaggatAAAAGttgtcgtacacctgaaactaacataatattgtaaatcaactatacttcaatttaaaaaaaaggataaaagccaaagctaattaaatttaaaagaaaaatataatagacattgtaaataaatctaaaagaaGGGTCTTTAGAAGACCAATAAAATAGAGAAACCAATTTATTATAATGCTGATTAAGAGAGAGCAAAGAGAAACAAGattaggaaagagaaaggagacataACTACAGGTATAGGAGAGATTAAAAGAGCTTTAAGACATTACCACATACGACGTGATGACAACATATATGAAAACTGAATGGAAAATggattttttcctaataaaacatACATTACCAAAATTGCACCAGGAAGTGGAAAACCTGCCCAGTTCTATTCCAGGAGAAGAGATTGGAAAGGGAGTTATGAAGCCAACATGATTTTACCATAAAAACTTTTTATGAGTGTAGATAGATGCAAGAAAATCTAGCAGTGTATCAAAGGAGTTATATCTGGTTTACTTCAGCAGTGTAAGGTAGGTCAGTATAAGGAGCTCTGCTCCTGTACAGTAATCTGTCATTTCAACCAATATGAGAAAAACTCATACAGCAATAGATGCTATAAAGACATTTGGTAAAAGACACCAGCAATTCTTAAGTAAACCCCTCGAAGTAAAACATAAATAGAAGGAAATGTCTTGAATATGAAAGACTTATCTACCAAAAACCAGTAGCAAGTAGTACTTTGTATAGTGAAACAAAAGCATTCCAGTTCAAATCAAGAcccagacaggaaaaaaaaaaaaaaaaaaagacccagacaGGGTGGCAATTGCTACTACCAATAGCATGTAACTTTGTCTTGAACTTTCTGGCAAATGtagcaagacaaaaacaaaggAGATAAGTGGTATAAACTTTAGAAAAGAATAGATTAAAAAGCacatctctgggcttccctggtggcgcagtggttgagaatctgcctgccaatgcaggggacacgggttcgagccctggtctgggaaaattacacatgccgcggagcaactaggcccgtgagccacaactactgagcctgcgtgtctggagcctgtgctctgcaacaagagaggctgcgatagtgagaggcccgcgcaccgcgatgaagagtggccctcgcttgctgcaactagagaaagccctagcacagaaacgaagacccagcatagcaatcaatcattcaattaatcaataaataaatctttaaaaaaaaaaaaggcacatctCTTTGCtggaaatagaatttaaaaaaacaagactccTCAATAAAAAATTTCCAGAATTAGTAAGTGAATCTGGTAAGGTGGGTAGATGCaaggtaaatatatagaaatcgattactttttttctctaatttagcaaatggtaaatggaagtggaaaatatatttcattcacAAGGGCTGTGAAATACTGTAAGTAAATGTagcacatatttatataaataaccaCCAGAAGAGGAGATTCCCTACTAAATGAACCCAGCATTAACTACTAAAGGAAAGAAGTGTTTTCGTATGTCTTCTCAGAATTCCTCATGCTGCTGCTCACGCTCTCTTGTTCTTGCTCTCCTTGGGTGGGTGGATGTGGGGAACCCCTGGGGATGTGGAGAAGGGCAAACAGTTCCACCCTGCTATGGAAGAGCAAGCCCACCTGCCTACCACCAGCTGGGTAGGTATGGCACATTTTCTCAATTGCTGATGAACAGTGTGTACATTTTTTGACAGTCCTATAATTAAATCCAGAGTATAAATGGTGTTTGGCAGGATTTTATCATCTTTGATCTCTATTGAGGCCTGAACAGCCTTTATGTCTTTAGCCTAGGAATCCTACTGGCTTTTCCTTCTGGATGTTCCTTCCTGATCTTCAAGTCCTTAATGTAGCTTCCTGCAGATGCCACCCCAAGGGCATAAGGTCTACATAGCCCTTTTTGCAAATTAAGAAAGGGCATTCTGGATGGATGAATTACAGAAGGCACCCTCTCAGGCAGGGGCAGCTAGAACAGAGTGCCCCTTTTGGACAGGCACACACAGCCCCTGCTCTACCCGGTGTGGGCATCTTTGTGCAGTGCACACATGGCAGCTCCCTTAGAGAAAAAGCTAATAAGAGTGGGATTGAGCCCTAGTGTCTTTCCCAACTTGAAACTAAAAAGTATACACTGCTGAGTCATATTCAGTTTGTGACCTATAGATGTTTTCCTACCGTATCtttttgtttgactttctctGAATTTCTCCTATGCTGTTTTTCCTCCTACTTGTACTGCCCTGCACATCCTTACTCAGTTCTGTCCAATACGTTTCCATCTACCtcttaatgcatttttaaattttatcttattcGTTATCGCTCTTATTATCTTCAAACTGAATTAGCAGGTCTGCCTTCAATATCCAGGAAAATATTGGATCAGAGTTGAGCCCAAGGGGGAAGGGCAGATATTCTCTATCTGACCCTGATGCTTTTATAGCTTTCAGGTTATTTCTTGGCTGAAGTCATCATCTGATTTTCTTAGTTGTTAAGTATGTAGCGCCACACACtggaaagttttttgttttttgttttttattgatgtggaccatttttaaagtcttgattGAATTTGttaacaatattgcttctgttttatgttttggttttttggccccaaggcatgtgtgggatcttagctccctgaccagggattgaacccgcaccccctgcattggaaggcgaagtcttaaccactgggctgccagggaagtccctgggaggtTTTAAAGTAACTAACATTTGTCTTTAAAATTTAGTCATGGCTAAAGCAAACCTTTTTGTTCTCTCTGTTTTGTCTTTGTACACATTCAGCCTGCCCCAGTCCTAGGCATACCCCTTCCTGACAGTCCCTATGCACACACCATACCCCATCTTCAGACCCATGTACTGAAATCCCCATCTCACCGCAGCAGGCTGCAGGGCAAATCCTGCAGCCCTCTCTGGGCCACAAGCCTGGTAGCCCCTCACCACTTTTCACTGTGTGTGTCACCAAGACATCCTCAGAAGGTAGGGAAGAAAACAAGAGACCAATTTGGCCCCAAATCTTGTTTATCCCTTTGTCTTAACACAGTGGGTTCAGACCCCGAGTTTGCACGCTATGTGGCAGGAGTGAGCCAAGCAATGCAGCAGAAGCGGCAAGTCCAACACGGTCGCCGCCCCGGCAACCCCCGGGGCCATTGGCCACCCATGGATGATGCCCATCGGACCTGGCCTTTCCCAGAGTTCTTTGCAGAAGGGTGAGTGCTGGATGTGGGAGGGAAGCTGAGTTTGGGACCTGGCTGT encodes:
- the GARRE1 gene encoding granule associated Rac and RHOG effector protein 1 isoform X2, with amino-acid sequence MGHTPELEEAVRSWRGAAEATSRLRERGCDGRLAGIEVQQLFCSQSAAIPEHQLKELNIKIDSALQAYKIALESLGHCEYAMKAGFHLNPKAIEASLQGCCSEAEAQQTGRRQTPPQPMQCELPTVPVQIGSNFLKGVSFNESAADNLKLKTHTMLQLIKEAGCYNGITPRDDFPVTEVLNQVCPSTWRGACKTAVQLLFGQAGLVVVDTAQIENKEAYAPQISLEGSRIVVQVPSTWCLKEDPATMSLLQRSLDPEKTLGLVDVLYTAVLDLTRWRAGREQALPCIQIQLQREICDFGNQADLPSGNGNKSSGGLQKTFSKLTSRFTKKASCTSSSSSTNYSIPNTPSKNIFIAGCSEEKAKMPSNIDSRLQSILNIGNFPRTADPSQSAQNSSNQMANGFLMERHDNFLQGDDGKDEKGMNLPTDQEMQEVIDFLSGFNMGQSHQGSPLVTRRNSAATAMVTEQKAGAMQPQQPSLPVPPPPRPPQARAHTPLTPQPGLAPQQQSPKQQQPQVQYYQHLLQPVGPQQPLPQHRAPGKWVHSSSQQPTQPIGAGLSPLGQWPGITDLSSDLYSLGLVSSYMDNMMSEVLGQKPQGPRNNTWPNRDQSDGVFGMLGEILPFDPAVGSDPEFARYVAGVSQAMQQKRQVQHGRRPGNPRGHWPPMDDAHRTWPFPEFFAEGDGLHSGWSGAQGDSASSSDETSSANGDSLFSMFSGPDLIAAVKQRRKHSSGEQETSTLPSPPLLTTVEDVNQDNKTKTWPPKAPWQHPSPLPSTLPGPSAPLYAVASPGSQWNDTMQMLQSPVWAATSDCSAASFTYVQTPPQPAPPPAHKAAPKGFKAFPGKAERRPAYLPQY